The following are encoded in a window of Anopheles gambiae chromosome X, idAnoGambNW_F1_1, whole genome shotgun sequence genomic DNA:
- the LOC1272334 gene encoding uncharacterized protein LOC1272334, whose translation MLLLAFRSFFFIAVILGYSTGIWRLINDYFRREFQSYLEVEAQTNQYLLRDPPKAVLAPDAPDKQLPVGGRQLVRSPPPAPPPPPLDGSHQQVTDSIMALFEPITLDADSNVDRKVSSNRQEGTVGGDKGPPDAATQDGTLPVTTAVVAAAEATDIRSRNGKQPLAEEDDDRTGRKGMMEEEKQEQGEEEAEEQDKWISYWSERGRRAGVPVDDNANAYCTVPGRPDSYAETLAGAVTRMRERTAGGDALGCD comes from the coding sequence atgctgctgcttgccTTTCGCAGCTTCTTCTTCATCGCCGTCATCCTGGGCTACAGTACCGGCATCTGGCGACTGATTAACGACTACTTCCGGCGCGAGTTCCAGTCCTACCTGGAGGTGGAGGCGCAGACGAACCAGTACCTGTTGCGGGACCCGCCAAAAGCGGTGCTGGCGCCGGATGCGCCCGATAAGCAGCTTCCAGTTGGGGGCCGGCAACTGGTGCGGTCGCCGCCGCcagccccaccaccaccaccactggacGGCAGCCATCAACAGGTGACAGATTCGATTATGGCACTTTTCGAACCCATCACCCTCGACGCGGACTCGAACGTCGATCGGAAAGTTAGTAGTAACCGGCAGGAAGGTACCGTTGGCGGTGATAAAGGGCCACCGGATGCTGCGACGCAGGACGGGACGCTGCCAGTAACGACGGCCGTTGTCGCCGCAGCAGAAGCCACCGATATCCGGTCCCGGAACGGGAAACAACCTTTGGCCGAAGAAGACGACGACAGAACAGGGCGGAAAGGAATGATGGAAGAGGAAAAGCAGGAGCAGGGGGAGGAAGAGGCGGAGGAGCAGGATAAATGGATTTCGTACTGGAGCGAGCGGGGACGGCGCGCAGGCGTACCGGTGGACGATAATGCGAACGCTTACTGTACGGTGCCGGGCCGGCCCGACTCCTACGCGGAAACGTTggctggtgccgtgaccaggatgcGGGAACGAACAGCAGGCGGCGACGCGCTCGGTTGCGATTAA
- the LOC11176028 gene encoding uncharacterized protein LOC11176028, which produces MPPAASSGRRGNGTAAPAHQQRKGKGGGGGSGGTVVKGEGSGAARAPQDLDEDTNAGFGKYLRSQEGIEMMKLFVIANTIVVFVTMAWPQMQQSYRILRSLLFSDEDDDAGEL; this is translated from the exons ATGCCACCGGCAGCGTCGTCGGGACGGCGGGGCAATGGGACGGCGGCACCAGCGCACCAGCAGCGCAAGGGCAAGGGAGGTggcggtggcagcggcggTACGGTTGTGAAGGGTGAGGGCTCTGGCGCTGCCCGGGCGCCCCAGGACCTGGACGAGGATACCAATGCCGGCTTCGGGAAGTATTTAAGATCGCAGGAAG GAATAGAAATGATGAAGCTGTTCGTGATCGCTAACACGATTGTGGTGTTTGTTACGATGGCCTGGCCCCAGATGCAACAGTCTTACCGCATTTTGCGCTCGCTTCTGTTTagcgacgaggacgacgatgcTGGCGAACTCTAA